A window of Aerococcus urinae contains these coding sequences:
- the pnp gene encoding polyribonucleotide nucleotidyltransferase, giving the protein MSEKQVFKMNWAGRPLQIEVGQLAKQANAAALVRYGDTVVLTAVVGAKEAKEGQDFFPLTVNYEEKQYAAGKIPGGFIKREGRPTEHATLTARLIDRPIRPMFPEGFKNEVQVINTVMSVDNDCSPEMAAMLGSSVALTISDIPFDGPIAGVNVGRVNGNLVINPTLDQQAQSDLELTVAGTQTAINMVESSAQELSEEEMLEALMFGHANIKELCYFQEEIRQAVGQEKMPFEAEAFAPETEAEVYTRYHQKMVDAIQIFDKLEREEGVQAVKDEMIEFYDSQFLDDEDFVAKHNQIVALADKLEYDEVRRLITEDKVRPDGRKIDEIRPLSSEVGLLPRVHGSGLFTRGQTQVLSACTLAPLSEYQPLDGISPETERHFIHHYNFPQYSVGSTGRYGSPGRREIGHGELGHRALQRVIPSQEEFPYTIRLVAEVLESNGSSSQASICAGTLALMDAGVPIKAPVAGIAMGLIMDPEDNDKYTILTDIQGLEDHLGDMDFKVAGTRQGITALQMDIKIKGITEDILRESLAQAKVARMQLLDHLQGTLDAPRDHLSPYAPKIKMIQIKPEKIGEVIGKGGETIDKIIEATGVKIDIDDDGQVSISSSDEAMIDKAIEIIEELTLEIEVGQVFTGTVTRIEKFGAFVQLTPKQNGMVHISELQHKRTNKVEDVVQIGDQVKVKVIEVDNRGRINLSMKALTDKDAE; this is encoded by the coding sequence ATGTCTGAAAAACAAGTATTTAAAATGAATTGGGCGGGCCGTCCGCTCCAAATCGAAGTCGGTCAACTGGCTAAACAGGCTAATGCTGCGGCCCTGGTCCGCTACGGAGATACTGTCGTCTTAACCGCTGTTGTTGGGGCTAAGGAAGCCAAAGAAGGGCAAGATTTCTTCCCTCTTACAGTGAATTATGAAGAAAAACAATATGCTGCGGGGAAAATCCCTGGTGGCTTCATTAAAAGAGAAGGCCGGCCAACCGAACACGCCACCCTAACTGCGCGTTTGATTGACCGTCCCATCCGTCCCATGTTCCCCGAAGGCTTCAAAAATGAAGTCCAAGTCATTAACACCGTCATGTCGGTGGATAATGACTGTAGCCCTGAAATGGCAGCTATGTTAGGGTCGTCAGTGGCCTTGACCATTTCGGATATTCCCTTCGATGGTCCCATTGCTGGAGTGAATGTGGGCCGTGTAAATGGCAACTTAGTCATTAATCCAACCCTGGACCAACAAGCCCAATCTGACTTGGAACTGACCGTTGCTGGGACTCAAACTGCTATTAATATGGTGGAATCCTCTGCCCAAGAATTAAGTGAAGAAGAAATGTTAGAAGCCTTGATGTTTGGTCATGCCAACATTAAGGAACTTTGCTACTTCCAAGAAGAAATCCGCCAAGCAGTTGGCCAAGAAAAAATGCCTTTTGAGGCGGAAGCTTTTGCACCAGAAACTGAAGCGGAAGTCTATACTCGCTACCATCAAAAAATGGTTGATGCTATCCAAATCTTTGACAAGTTAGAACGTGAAGAGGGCGTTCAAGCGGTTAAGGACGAAATGATTGAGTTTTACGATAGCCAATTCTTAGATGACGAAGACTTTGTCGCTAAACATAATCAAATTGTGGCTCTAGCTGATAAGTTAGAGTATGATGAAGTTCGCCGTCTGATTACCGAAGATAAGGTCCGTCCGGATGGGCGTAAAATTGACGAAATTCGTCCTCTCTCTTCCGAAGTAGGGCTCTTGCCACGGGTTCATGGGTCCGGTTTATTTACCCGGGGACAAACCCAAGTCCTCTCCGCATGTACCCTAGCCCCCCTATCTGAATACCAACCCTTGGATGGGATTAGTCCTGAAACCGAACGGCACTTCATCCACCACTACAACTTCCCCCAATATTCAGTGGGATCCACTGGACGTTACGGTTCACCAGGTCGTCGGGAAATTGGTCACGGGGAATTAGGTCACCGGGCCTTACAACGCGTGATTCCTTCTCAAGAGGAATTCCCTTATACCATTCGTTTAGTCGCTGAAGTCTTAGAATCTAATGGCTCTTCTTCCCAAGCTTCTATCTGTGCGGGGACGCTGGCCTTGATGGATGCTGGTGTACCGATCAAAGCACCCGTAGCGGGGATTGCCATGGGCTTGATTATGGACCCAGAAGATAACGACAAATATACTATTCTGACCGATATCCAAGGCCTCGAAGACCACTTAGGTGATATGGACTTTAAGGTAGCCGGAACCAGACAAGGGATTACCGCCCTGCAAATGGATATTAAAATCAAAGGAATCACTGAAGATATCCTCCGTGAATCCCTAGCCCAAGCTAAAGTTGCCCGGATGCAACTATTGGACCACCTCCAAGGCACCTTGGATGCGCCACGTGACCATCTCAGCCCTTATGCACCGAAGATTAAGATGATTCAAATTAAACCTGAAAAGATCGGTGAAGTGATCGGTAAGGGTGGCGAAACCATCGATAAGATTATCGAAGCTACCGGAGTCAAGATTGATATCGATGACGATGGCCAAGTAAGTATTTCTTCGAGTGATGAGGCTATGATTGATAAGGCGATTGAAATCATTGAAGAACTCACCTTGGAAATTGAAGTCGGCCAAGTCTTCACTGGGACCGTTACTCGGATTGAAAAATTTGGCGCCTTCGTCCAATTAACCCCTAAACAAAACGGGATGGTTCACATTTCAGAACTCCAACATAAACGCACCAATAAGGTGGAAGATGTGGTCCAAATTGGTGACCAAGTCAAAGTCAAAGTTATTGAAGTGGATAACCGCGGACGGATCAACCTCTCCATGAAAGCTTTGACCGATAAAGACGCTGAATAA
- the ltrA gene encoding group II intron reverse transcriptase/maturase: MGKAEKLRKQRSLQRNKVEPEKYAGVLSSRAIEYMKRHDGSLMSLVVREENLMRAAQSVRKNKGAAGIDGVSAKDAEAEVRKYLRPLQQKLMNATYKPQPVKRVEIPKANGGVRRLGIPVVRDRIVQQAIRQVIEPIIDPQLSPYSHGFRKGKSAHSALKQCVDYYETGYKVVVDCDLKNCFDNFNQDKMIHYLEQMVKDPAISRILRRFMSAGVIDLMGQLINSHTGTPQGGVISPLLCNVYLNELDRELERRGHRFVRYADDFAIFVKSKRAGERVLKSITTYIEKDLRLTVNHEKSQVGSPTRLKFLGCLIMPTRKGCRFRPTNEAKKKFKAKLKRLTSRKRPGPFKTIVKEINQVTQGWINYFGLGYIKTYIEDIEQWLNHRLRQLILKRWKNCRTKIIRLMRLGLDSDSAKRIAFSRKKYWRLSKTPEVHYALTTKRLRQWGLKSLTLLAKSAYLRY; encoded by the coding sequence ATGGGAAAAGCAGAAAAGTTGCGAAAGCAACGCAGCCTACAGAGAAATAAGGTGGAACCTGAAAAGTATGCAGGTGTGCTTAGTAGTAGAGCTATTGAATATATGAAAAGACATGATGGGTCTCTAATGAGTCTCGTTGTCAGAGAAGAAAACCTCATGCGTGCGGCTCAATCGGTTCGAAAGAACAAAGGAGCAGCTGGTATTGATGGTGTTTCCGCAAAAGATGCGGAAGCCGAAGTAAGAAAGTATCTTAGACCCTTACAACAGAAACTGATGAATGCAACATATAAACCTCAACCGGTCAAGCGGGTAGAAATCCCTAAGGCCAATGGAGGAGTTCGTCGATTAGGTATTCCTGTTGTCAGGGATCGCATTGTTCAACAAGCCATTCGACAAGTGATTGAACCAATCATAGATCCTCAACTATCACCTTATAGTCATGGTTTTCGTAAAGGCAAGAGTGCACATAGTGCACTGAAACAATGTGTCGACTATTACGAAACAGGCTATAAAGTTGTGGTTGATTGTGATCTGAAGAATTGTTTTGATAATTTTAATCAAGATAAAATGATTCATTACTTGGAACAAATGGTAAAAGATCCAGCGATATCACGTATTCTTAGACGTTTTATGAGTGCAGGTGTTATTGATCTGATGGGTCAATTGATTAACAGTCATACGGGCACCCCTCAAGGGGGTGTCATTTCACCGCTTCTATGTAATGTTTATTTAAATGAATTGGATAGAGAATTAGAACGTCGTGGACATCGTTTTGTGCGTTACGCAGATGACTTTGCGATTTTCGTCAAATCTAAGCGAGCAGGAGAACGTGTGCTAAAAAGTATTACTACTTACATTGAAAAAGATCTTCGATTAACCGTTAACCATGAGAAAAGTCAAGTGGGTTCGCCAACCCGTTTAAAATTCTTGGGTTGCCTTATCATGCCTACCCGAAAGGGTTGTCGTTTTCGTCCGACGAATGAAGCGAAGAAGAAATTCAAAGCAAAGTTAAAACGTCTGACAAGTCGAAAGCGACCAGGTCCCTTTAAAACCATTGTAAAAGAGATCAACCAAGTCACACAAGGCTGGATCAACTATTTTGGATTAGGTTATATTAAAACCTATATTGAAGATATAGAACAATGGTTAAACCATCGCCTAAGGCAACTCATTTTGAAGCGATGGAAAAACTGTCGAACGAAGATTATACGCCTCATGCGGTTGGGATTGGATAGTGATAGCGCGAAGCGTATTGCTTTCTCACGCAAGAAATATTGGCGCCTATCCAAGACACCGGAGGTGCACTACGCTCTGACAACAAAAAGACTCCGTCAGTGGGGATTAAAATCATTAACCCTCCTGGCGAAGTCTGCCTATTTAAGATATTGA
- a CDS encoding aspartate-semialdehyde dehydrogenase, whose translation MTKKYNIAIVGATGAVGEQLRYLLAQSKIPYDKVRLLASSRSAGKELSVGDEKYTVEELTADSFEGIDIAFFSAGGDRSKEFAPKAVEAGAVVVDNTSAYRMDEDTPLIVPEVNQEAMDNHHGLIANPNCSTIQMVMALRPIEKAFGLKRVIVSTYQAVSGAGTRAVLEMENQFRDILSGDAIDEPKILPVAGDKKHYQMAFNVLAQIDKFQDNHYTFEEMKMTNETKKILGRPDLPVSATCVRVPVVKGHAESVYIEIDRDDVTIEDLMAVLNQADNVIVEDDVKQQVYPQPVNAVNRPETFVGRIRQDLDVKNGFHLWIVSDNLWKGAAYNSIEIAETLIARDLI comes from the coding sequence ATGACAAAGAAATATAATATCGCTATTGTTGGTGCGACTGGAGCTGTGGGCGAACAACTCCGTTATTTATTAGCGCAATCCAAGATTCCTTATGACAAGGTGCGTTTACTGGCTTCTAGCCGTTCTGCTGGAAAAGAATTAAGCGTGGGCGATGAAAAATATACTGTAGAAGAATTAACTGCTGATTCTTTTGAAGGTATCGATATTGCCTTTTTCTCAGCTGGTGGCGATCGGTCTAAGGAATTTGCGCCTAAGGCCGTTGAAGCTGGAGCAGTTGTGGTGGATAACACCAGCGCCTACCGTATGGACGAAGACACTCCTTTGATTGTTCCAGAGGTTAACCAAGAAGCCATGGATAACCACCACGGTCTCATCGCTAACCCGAACTGTTCAACCATTCAAATGGTGATGGCCTTAAGACCAATCGAAAAGGCTTTCGGCTTAAAACGGGTTATTGTTTCGACCTATCAAGCGGTTTCTGGCGCAGGGACTCGGGCTGTCTTAGAAATGGAAAATCAATTCCGTGATATCTTATCTGGTGATGCGATTGATGAGCCTAAAATTTTACCGGTGGCTGGCGATAAAAAACATTATCAGATGGCCTTCAATGTCCTGGCACAAATTGATAAGTTCCAAGACAACCACTACACTTTTGAAGAAATGAAGATGACCAATGAAACTAAGAAAATCTTAGGTCGTCCGGATTTACCCGTTTCCGCAACCTGTGTCCGAGTACCAGTCGTTAAAGGTCACGCTGAATCCGTTTATATCGAAATTGACCGTGATGATGTGACCATTGAGGACTTGATGGCTGTTTTAAACCAAGCAGACAATGTGATTGTGGAAGATGACGTGAAGCAACAAGTCTATCCGCAACCCGTTAATGCAGTCAACCGTCCTGAAACCTTCGTTGGACGGATTCGCCAAGACCTGGATGTGAAGAATGGCTTCCATTTATGGATTGTTTCCGATAATTTATGGAAGGGTGCGGCCTATAATTCCATCGAGATTGCCGAAACTTTAATTGCTCGGGATTTGATCTAA
- a CDS encoding ribonuclease J, which produces MSGISIIPLGGVREDGKNMYLVEVNDKIFILDCGLIFPPDEMLGVDIMIPDFTYVIEHKDKVAGVFLSHGHADAIGALPYLLKEVNVPVFGTELTIELAKINCKKRGVKNFKDFYVIDDSNEIDFDDAVVKFFSTTHTVPESLGIAVQTEEGSIVYTGDFKFDLTVGDGYKTSFNRIGEIASSGVIALLSDSQHADSYFENTSEEKLEQAILKEVDKASGRVVLATVDSNILRIQQVLNVARATNRHVFLSGDQIEEIIDVAIRLNKLTIPSKNLIQPNDNLKNFADDEIIILETGEYGEILTNLQAMSKGSHKNIKIQKGDLVLITSSPSVGLETVMADTEDEIYRAGGHALQVLSAYKSSGHASPKDLEVLIGLFNPDYVVPVSGEYRLLHAHGKIAQSLGYDDDHIFLLEKGDVLKYEKGKLRLANSVPSENVLVDGSGVGDIGNIVLRDRRILSEDGIFVIVLTISRSQGKILSQPEIISRGFVFMKESTDLLNASKELVREEVEKALADPKNFDWADLKGKIREVVAKYLYKETNRRPMVLPVIMESSHRRGKRNFKKENQKNTSNQKNNSKQKNNSKKNNKPNPKNKRNKNHKQKQDAKS; this is translated from the coding sequence ATGAGTGGAATAAGTATTATTCCATTGGGTGGTGTTCGTGAAGATGGTAAGAACATGTACCTGGTCGAAGTCAATGATAAGATCTTTATCTTGGACTGTGGCCTAATCTTCCCACCTGATGAAATGTTAGGGGTCGATATCATGATCCCTGATTTTACCTATGTCATCGAACATAAAGATAAGGTGGCTGGGGTCTTCCTAAGCCACGGCCATGCCGATGCGATTGGGGCCTTGCCTTATCTCTTAAAAGAGGTCAATGTTCCCGTCTTTGGGACGGAATTGACCATTGAACTAGCTAAGATTAATTGTAAGAAGCGTGGGGTGAAGAACTTCAAAGACTTCTACGTGATCGATGATTCCAACGAGATCGATTTTGACGATGCTGTGGTTAAGTTCTTCAGCACGACCCACACGGTTCCTGAGTCCCTAGGGATTGCAGTCCAAACTGAAGAAGGCAGCATCGTCTATACCGGGGACTTCAAATTTGATTTGACGGTTGGTGATGGTTATAAGACCAGCTTTAACCGCATTGGCGAAATTGCCTCATCTGGCGTCATTGCCCTCTTGAGTGATTCCCAACATGCGGATTCCTATTTTGAGAATACCTCGGAAGAAAAACTGGAACAGGCCATTTTAAAGGAAGTGGACAAGGCTAGCGGACGGGTCGTTTTAGCCACGGTGGATAGTAATATATTACGGATCCAACAAGTCTTAAATGTGGCGCGGGCAACTAACCGCCATGTCTTCTTATCAGGTGATCAAATTGAAGAAATTATCGATGTGGCCATTCGCTTGAACAAGCTCACCATCCCTTCCAAGAACCTGATTCAACCCAACGACAATTTAAAGAACTTTGCTGATGACGAAATTATTATCTTGGAGACGGGCGAATACGGGGAAATCCTAACCAATTTACAAGCCATGTCTAAGGGCTCGCACAAGAATATTAAAATTCAAAAGGGCGACTTAGTCTTGATTACTTCCAGTCCATCGGTGGGCTTAGAAACCGTCATGGCTGATACTGAAGATGAGATCTACCGGGCTGGTGGCCATGCCCTCCAAGTCTTATCGGCTTATAAATCCAGTGGTCACGCTTCACCCAAGGATTTGGAAGTCTTGATTGGCCTTTTCAACCCAGACTATGTGGTGCCGGTGTCGGGAGAATACCGTCTCTTACATGCTCACGGCAAAATTGCTCAAAGCCTGGGCTATGATGATGACCATATCTTCCTACTTGAAAAGGGTGACGTCCTTAAATACGAGAAGGGCAAACTCCGCCTAGCCAACTCAGTTCCGTCTGAGAATGTCTTGGTTGATGGGAGTGGGGTTGGCGATATTGGTAATATTGTCTTACGTGACCGTCGTATCCTCTCAGAAGATGGGATTTTTGTGATTGTCTTGACCATTTCGAGAAGCCAAGGCAAGATTCTTTCCCAACCTGAAATTATTTCGCGGGGCTTTGTCTTTATGAAGGAAAGTACCGACCTCCTTAACGCCAGCAAGGAACTGGTGCGTGAAGAGGTTGAGAAGGCTCTAGCAGATCCCAAAAACTTTGACTGGGCCGACTTAAAGGGTAAAATTCGTGAAGTGGTGGCTAAATACCTCTATAAGGAAACTAACCGCCGTCCCATGGTTTTACCGGTGATCATGGAATCTTCTCACCGTCGTGGTAAGCGTAATTTCAAGAAAGAGAACCAAAAGAATACTTCCAATCAAAAGAACAATTCCAAGCAAAAGAATAACTCCAAGAAAAATAATAAACCGAATCCAAAAAACAAGCGCAATAAAAATCACAAGCAGAAACAAGATGCGAAATCCTAG
- a CDS encoding energy-coupled thiamine transporter ThiT has translation MKSSQRLVIIVEGLLYLALAFLIQLIFPAVISEWGIALRIGYTLLIYYAFRRGNFAGSFAGLLLGAVSCIGLDNPADHIGQIIGMIIASGCLGIAGLFARNLQRTLHNRRMGSAYLNLVTGTILAWLAYFLVRFLTYEYLVSDLSLTTQVNFQQNALSALVNIALSLIILIVIMNVSAKNFIPKNTPYISRRERSRLLNDD, from the coding sequence ATGAAATCTTCCCAACGTTTAGTGATTATCGTTGAAGGCTTACTTTACCTAGCCTTAGCTTTTCTTATTCAGTTAATTTTCCCAGCGGTTATTTCCGAGTGGGGAATTGCTTTAAGAATTGGCTATACCTTGCTGATTTACTATGCTTTCAGGCGCGGAAATTTTGCCGGAAGTTTCGCTGGCCTCTTGTTAGGAGCCGTTTCCTGCATTGGACTGGATAACCCGGCTGACCATATCGGTCAAATTATTGGTATGATTATCGCTAGTGGTTGTTTAGGCATTGCGGGTCTCTTTGCTCGTAATTTACAACGGACCTTGCATAATCGTCGGATGGGCTCAGCCTATCTTAATTTGGTAACCGGCACTATCCTGGCATGGCTAGCCTATTTCTTAGTGCGTTTCCTGACTTATGAATATTTAGTCAGTGATCTTAGCCTAACGACACAGGTTAACTTCCAACAAAATGCCCTGTCAGCCTTGGTGAATATTGCCCTTAGCCTGATTATCTTGATTGTGATTATGAATGTTTCGGCTAAGAACTTTATCCCTAAAAATACGCCTTATATATCAAGGCGTGAGCGTTCTCGCTTACTGAATGATGATTAA
- the cls gene encoding cardiolipin synthase, with translation MTNWVNILIIAIILINTVSAIYTVFRQERPVATIWAWLLVLILLPGLGFVIYFFLGRKISDKQIFQLNEKEAMGMTTLVNKNIDDSGKQRFISDYDPELQELIILLYRSNFSILTANNEVEIFDEGKEKIEALLRDIAAAKHHIHIQYYILTPDEVGNRVLDALTKKAQEGVEVRLLYDALGSRKLKDKDLEALRAAGGVASAFFGYSTWIQNFRLNFRNHRKIVVIDGRVGYIGGFNIAKEYIGKGSLGYWRDTHLRVVGEAVQALQSRFVVDWYASTDEDTSLLLAEPELAHDYFPLFPVADKVPMQIVSSGPEDETDQIKMGYLKMITMARSRIYLHTPYFIPDSPILEALELAALSGIEVHIMIPCKPDHPFVYRATEYYSKEVLASGVHVHRYDKGFLHSKMMIVDDRIASVGTANFDIRSFRLNFEVNAFIYDKAVVAELIAQYERDLKDSTVLTQEYFDNQSSWKKFKQKGSRLLAPIL, from the coding sequence ATGACCAATTGGGTAAATATTTTAATTATTGCCATTATTTTAATTAATACGGTATCGGCGATTTACACGGTTTTTCGCCAAGAGCGGCCAGTAGCGACGATTTGGGCTTGGTTACTTGTCCTAATCTTACTGCCAGGGCTAGGCTTTGTGATTTACTTTTTCTTGGGGCGTAAAATTTCTGATAAGCAGATCTTCCAATTGAATGAGAAGGAAGCCATGGGGATGACCACCCTGGTCAACAAAAACATTGATGACTCGGGTAAACAGCGTTTCATCTCTGACTATGATCCTGAACTGCAAGAATTAATTATCCTGCTTTATCGCTCTAATTTTTCCATCTTAACGGCTAATAATGAGGTTGAAATTTTTGATGAGGGCAAGGAAAAAATTGAAGCCCTCTTAAGGGATATCGCGGCGGCCAAGCATCATATTCATATCCAATACTATATCCTTACTCCTGATGAGGTCGGTAACCGGGTCTTAGACGCCCTGACTAAAAAAGCCCAAGAGGGGGTTGAAGTCAGGCTCCTCTATGATGCCCTAGGAAGTCGTAAGTTAAAGGATAAGGATTTAGAAGCGTTGCGAGCAGCAGGAGGAGTGGCTTCGGCCTTCTTTGGTTACTCGACCTGGATTCAAAATTTCCGCTTGAACTTCCGTAACCACCGCAAAATTGTTGTTATTGACGGGCGGGTTGGCTATATCGGCGGCTTTAATATTGCTAAGGAATATATCGGTAAGGGGTCCTTGGGTTACTGGCGCGATACCCATTTAAGGGTAGTTGGTGAGGCGGTTCAAGCCCTGCAAAGTCGCTTTGTGGTTGACTGGTATGCGTCAACGGACGAAGATACCAGTCTCTTACTGGCTGAACCTGAATTGGCTCATGACTATTTCCCCTTATTCCCGGTTGCGGATAAAGTGCCTATGCAAATTGTTTCCTCGGGACCTGAAGATGAAACTGACCAAATTAAGATGGGTTATTTGAAGATGATCACCATGGCCAGGTCACGGATTTATTTGCACACGCCTTACTTTATTCCGGATTCACCGATTTTGGAGGCCCTGGAACTTGCTGCTTTGTCTGGGATTGAAGTCCATATCATGATCCCATGTAAGCCGGACCACCCCTTTGTTTATCGGGCCACTGAGTATTATAGTAAGGAAGTCTTAGCCTCTGGCGTCCATGTCCATCGTTATGACAAGGGTTTCTTGCATTCCAAGATGATGATTGTGGATGACCGGATTGCCAGTGTGGGGACAGCCAACTTCGATATTCGCTCTTTCCGCTTGAATTTTGAAGTGAACGCCTTTATCTACGATAAGGCGGTGGTGGCTGAATTGATTGCCCAATATGAACGCGACTTAAAGGATTCGACGGTCCTGACCCAAGAATACTTCGACAATCAATCCAGTTGGAAGAAGTTCAAACAAAAGGGCTCTCGTCTCTTAGCACCGATTTTATAA
- the gmk gene encoding guanylate kinase yields MKSKGLLVVLSGPSGVGKGTVRKALFETDQEKNQFFYSVSATTRQAREGEVDGKDYFFVSREEFEKMIEDEKLLEYAEYVGNFYGTPLDYIDKMTNAGKDVFLEIEVQGALQVKRRMPDGVFIFLAPPNLRELESRIVNRGTDSPEVIAERMDKARTELQLMTQYDYVVENDDVDLAVKRIQTIIKAEHLKVDRFIDDIVENYLGEGD; encoded by the coding sequence ATGAAATCGAAAGGATTATTGGTTGTGCTTTCAGGACCCTCTGGGGTAGGTAAAGGGACGGTCCGTAAAGCATTATTTGAGACTGATCAAGAAAAAAATCAATTTTTCTATTCCGTTTCAGCAACTACACGTCAAGCACGTGAAGGGGAAGTAGACGGAAAGGATTATTTTTTCGTATCGCGAGAAGAATTCGAGAAAATGATTGAAGATGAAAAGTTGTTAGAATATGCGGAATATGTAGGCAATTTTTACGGGACACCCCTGGATTACATTGATAAAATGACTAATGCAGGAAAGGATGTCTTCTTAGAAATTGAAGTACAGGGTGCCTTGCAGGTCAAACGACGGATGCCAGATGGGGTTTTCATTTTTCTGGCGCCACCAAACTTGAGAGAATTGGAGTCACGCATTGTTAACCGGGGAACGGACAGTCCAGAAGTGATTGCGGAACGGATGGACAAGGCGCGTACCGAGTTACAATTAATGACCCAATATGACTATGTGGTGGAAAATGATGATGTGGATCTAGCGGTAAAACGGATCCAAACCATCATTAAGGCGGAACATTTGAAAGTTGACCGTTTTATTGACGATATTGTTGAGAATTATCTAGGAGAGGGAGATTAA
- the rpoZ gene encoding DNA-directed RNA polymerase subunit omega, which yields MIIYPSIDSLLKQVNSKYSLCTIAAKRAHELQENQNPMLTDYRSPKYVGQALEEINSGDLGIDPDSLAKDESLN from the coding sequence ATGATTATTTATCCATCGATTGATTCTTTGTTAAAGCAAGTAAATTCTAAATATTCTCTGTGTACCATTGCCGCTAAACGGGCCCACGAACTTCAAGAAAACCAAAATCCGATGTTAACAGACTATCGTTCTCCTAAGTATGTTGGTCAAGCCTTAGAAGAGATTAATTCTGGTGACTTAGGTATTGATCCAGATTCTTTAGCTAAGGACGAAAGCCTTAACTAA